One Vitis riparia cultivar Riparia Gloire de Montpellier isolate 1030 chromosome 4, EGFV_Vit.rip_1.0, whole genome shotgun sequence genomic window carries:
- the LOC117913650 gene encoding probable sarcosine oxidase, protein MEYSGQKFDVIVIGGGVMGSSTAYHVAKRGYTTLLLEQFDFLHHRGSSHGESRTIRATYPENYYLGMVVEAAKLWEQVQSEVGYKVYYKTPQFDMGPSDDKSLRCVIANCESYSMPCRVLDPAQVSDHFSGKMAVPDNWIGVLTELGGVIKPTKAVSMFQTLALQNGAVLMDNMEVKDIKKDDGGGIVVHTSNGAKFCGKKCVVTVGAWMKKLVKTVSGPLLPVQPIETTVCYWKIKDGHHGEFTIESGFPTFASYGEPYIYGTPSLEFPGLIKIAVHGGHSCDPDKRTWGPPASLESLKQWIEGRFSGLIECTGPVAIQSCMYSMTPDEDFVIDFLGGELGKDVAVAGGFSGHGFKMAPLVGRTLAEMVLDGEAKGVELKHFRLARFEGNPKGNVKEFADQVSHCKHRE, encoded by the coding sequence atggAATATTCAGGGCAAAAGTTTGATGTAATTGTGATTGGAGGTGGCGTCATGGGCAGCTCCACCGCCTACCATGTTGCCAAGAGGGGGTACACCACGCTCTTGCTCGAGCAATTCGACTTCTTGCACCACAGGGGATCCTCACACGGCGAGTCCCGAACCATACGCGCAACCTACCCTGAAAACTACTACCTTGGCATGGTCGTGGAGGCTGCAAAACTATGGGAGCAAGTTCAGTCTGAAGTTGGCTATAAGGTCTATTACAAAACCCCACAATTTGACATGGGGCCATCAGATGACAAGAGTCTACGTTGTGTCATTGCCAACTGTGAATCCTATTCCATGCCTTGTCGAGTTCTTGACCCCGCCCAAGTCTCCGACCACTTCTCAGGGAAGATGGCTGTCCCAGATAATTGGATTGGGGTGTTGACTGAGCTAGGTGGTGTGATTAAGCCTACCAAAGCTGTGTCCATGTTCCAAACACTGGCTCTGCAGAATGGTGCTGTTCTTATGGACAACATGGAAGTGAAAGATATAAAAAAGGATGATGGTGGAGGCATTGTGGTACATACTAGCAATGGGGCTAAGTTTTGTGGGAAAAAATGTGTTGTAACTGTTGGGGCTTGGATGAAGAAGTTAGTTAAGACGGTTAGTGGGCCGTTGCTGCCCGTACAGCCCATAGAAACCACCGTTTGTTATTGGAAAATCAAGGATGGGCACCATGGAGAGTTCACAATTGAGAGTGGGTTTCCAACGTTTGCAAGTTACGGGGAGCCTTATATCTATGGCACGCCGTCTTTGGAGTTCCCGGGGTTGATAAAGATCGCAGTGCACGGAGGGCATTCGTGTGATCCAGACAAGAGGACATGGGGTCCTCCGGCGTCGTTGGAATCGTTGAAGCAATGGATTGAAGGGAGATTCTCGGGATTGATCGAGTGTACGGGGCCAGTAGCGATACAATCATGTATGTATTCGATGACCCCGGATGAGGACTTTGTGATCGATTTCTTGGGTGGGGAGTTGGGGAAGGATGTAGCAGTTGCAGGAGGGTTTTCGGGGCATGGATTCAAGATGGCGCCGCTGGTGGGGAGGACACTGGCAGAGATGGTGCTTGACGGGGAGGCAAAGGGTGTGGAGCTAAAGCACTTCAGGCTGGCAAGGTTTGAAGGGAACCCTAAAGGGAATGTTAAAGAGTTCGCAGATCAAGTTAGCCATTGTAAGCATAGGGAGTGA